In Bombus pascuorum chromosome 13, iyBomPasc1.1, whole genome shotgun sequence, a single genomic region encodes these proteins:
- the LOC132913258 gene encoding MTRF1L release factor glutamine methyltransferase — MLLRCLSSARAFFSVVSAETCIQCSKGKIITFSRPTRSLCTTNVQCPTVGEIIEQWSDRFKNEGIPEPVESIEHIVAHVIGTSKILDVVNARSKRLTSDQRDTLDTLCECRLSRMPVQYIIGEWDFQDITLKLVPPVFIPRPETEMLVHYALKAINSSENKKQEILEVGCGSGAISLAIAHANKTVNCITIDSNPDACELTKENRDRLNLKDRVTVVHAALKDDGSIEISNALSETKDLDFNSKTFDVIVSNPPYVPTKQIPTLTPEIKIYEDLTALDGGDDGLKVIKPLLKYAATALKPGGRLLLEVDTSHPEYIRFFTKKYSVLKLQYAHTYKDFCNNDRFVEIVKLS, encoded by the exons atgtTGCTTCGATGTCTTTCGAGTGCTCGTGCTTTCTTCAGTGTTGTAAGTGCCGAAACATGTATACAGTGCAGTAAAGGTAAAATTATCACGTTTAGTCGACCAACGCGAAGTTTGTGCACAACGAACGTACAATGTCCTACTGTTGGTGAAATTATTGAACAATGGAGCGACCGGTTTAAGAACGAAGGTATTCCGGAACCCGTAGAATCGATCGAACACATCGTTGCACACGTCATAGGTACTAGCAAG atattaGATGTTGTGAACGCGCGAAGTAAACGACTTACGTCGGATCAGCGCGATACACTGGATACGTTGTGCGAATGCCGATTATCTCG AATGCCGGTTCAATACATAATAGGAGAATGGGACTTCCAAGatattactttaaaattaGTTCCGCCGGTTTTCATTCCACGACCAGAAACTGAAATGTTAGTTCATTATGCTTTAAAGGCAATAAATtcttctgaaaataaaaagcaagaaATCTTAGAAGTTGGATGTGGTTCTGGAGCCATATCTCTTGCGATCGCTCATGCTAACAAAACA GTTAATTGTATAACGATCGATTCAAATCCAGACGCGTGCGaattaacaaaagaaaatcgagataggttaaatttaaaagatcgAGTTACAGTTGTGCACGCAGCCCTGAAAGACGATGGATCGATAGAAATATCGAACGCATTAAGTGAAACCAAAGATCtcgattttaattcaaaaacTTTCGATGTAATAGTTAGTAATCCTCCTTATGTGCCGACCAAACAGATACCTACATTAACTccagaaattaaaat TTACGAAGATCTAACGGCACTTGATGGAGGAGACGATGGCTTAAAAGTCATTAAACCTTTACTAAAATACGCTGCTACAGCTTTAAAGCCGGGAGGACGTTTGCTTTTAGAAGTTGATACAAGTCATCCTGAATACATACgcttttttacaaaaaaatattccgtTCTTAAACTTCAGTACGCACATACATACAAAGATTTTTGTAACAATGATCGATTTGTTGAGATAGTGAAACTTTCGTAA
- the LOC132913254 gene encoding uncharacterized protein LOC132913254 — protein sequence MLLCGVLCTALSVSFGAIVQILIFLLQNSNISKVQASLPPGAEDEIILIEHLPGRRVHLQDFFWSDAKDAPPWVDANQGLTFYETKTVHHTVTVYSPAEDKDNHKPFPDYAEPNEPKCTTCIEPTPRLDDDTDQNIGVLIGEDPGPRYWLLTVLRAGEAIPPKIELKLARLYKTAFSRQQHRHLGLSQTNTRFRRITRGHALLRNKPEVASVGEMPRNSRISSPKLRIPGNSESQTMPNQLKLLQVSSFKNTLVPTTTSVNDVGNRNEQIQIDDFQLKITKSNLVKEKISYDKNLSATTSLDFNENTTDYPGQRSLQYDLFFNSSSNLFNDLHDRTNNRTTSREEILKDGGSDSTNTSKYSELRLLDHSGVEAVQVRMQNTSVTDSGATKLIYSVHLGGKPVPAETAARDMALLSPQEVALELGAPVLIQSEPYLKETRPLALSRKRDAWLLIGAASAGFILLALVVAGLVLAAKRKRAHSAVAAPPSHHVLRKKQEYIQAATGLDNNACSTSEMEIKTDGTSQRQTPGSLSRTPVSLETPDSLEAGIHQVSSDNDEEEKSKALEPRPWEYSSKRTRMAHGRMSRTNAVDTPRTSDSMDVIVDHLETLDSLEKDYTRQEEATASPHSYLSMPSCKPFPSMKSVEPLSRVLEPVMVKHLDIDSPELVRRDNDRLGLYTGNGVNDKFFARTSSAIKDPGVIGPIVWNLRRQNLSVEDNGTSGTDVDPTYAMPSGPVGKARRRLHELLEDSFSLFGSRDAKSEAQLCATRPSSAARAPDMLTIFSETKGRTTHASPISPPLAEMQVRPRTSLPVKSNDGDIAENGHFQPPRSRSGWGSRPLSAGPFHRPNLPDVDTRRILVDSQLPPEDPAVPLIASIKRELEKFSPQ from the exons ATGTTGTTGTGTGGTGTTTTGTGTACTGCATTGTCAGTTTCGTTCGGTGCGATCGTAcaaattctaatatttcttctGCAAAACTCGAACATCTCGAAAGTGCAAGCTTCCCTTCCACCGGGAGCTG AGGATGAAATTATTCTGATCGAGCATCTGCCAGGACGTCGAGTGCATCTGCAAGACTTCTTTTGGTCAGATGCCAAGGATGCACCACCATGGGTAGATGCTAATCAAGGGCTGACGTTTTACGAAACCAAAACAGTTCATCATACCGTAACAGTGTACTCGCCGGCAGAAGACAAAGATAATCATAAACCATTTCCCGATTACGCCGAACCTAACGAACCAAAATGCACTACTTGCATCGAACCAACGCCTAGATTGGACGACGACACGGACCAAAATATCGGTGTCCTTATCGGAGAAGATCCTGGTCCAAG ATACTGGTTGCTGACAGTTCTTCGGGCGGGTGAAGCTATACCGCCAAAAATCGAATTGAAACTAGCCCGATTGTATAAGACTGCGTTTTCAAGGCAGCAGCATCGTCATCTTGGACTTTCACAGACGAACACACGATTTCGAAGAATTACAAGAGGGCACGCGCTTCTTAGAAACAAG CCAGAGGTCGCCAGTGTGGGAGAAATGCCGCGAAATTCCAGGATCTCATCGCCTAAACTAAGGATTCCAGGGAATTCAGAGTCTCAGACAATGCCAAACCAACTGAAACTACTTCAAGTATCCAGCTTTAAAAATACTCTTGTCCCAACGACGACAAGCGTTAACGATGTTGGGAATCGTAATGAGCAAATTCAAATAGacgattttcaattaaaaataacaaaatctaACCTCGTcaaagagaaaatatcgtaCGATAAAAATCTATCTGCAACTACGTCGTTAGACTTTAATGAAAATACGACAGACTATCCTGGTCAACGATCCTTGCagtatgatttattttttaattcgtcttCTAATCTTTTTAACGATCTTCACGATCGTACGAATAATCGTACCACGTCAAgggaagaaatattaaaagatggCGGTTCAGACAGCACGAATACAAGCAAATATTCCGAGTTACGTTTATTGGATCATTCTGGGGTCGAGGCAGTCCAAGTTAGAATGCAAAATACAAGCGTAACGGACAGTGGGGCTACGAAGTTGATTTATTCGGTTCACCTAGGAGGGAAACCTGTACCCGCAGAAACAGCTGCCAGGGATATGGCTCTTTTGTCACCTCAAGAGGTTGCATTGGAACTTGGCGCGCCAGTTCTTATTCAGAGCGAAC cATACTTGAAAGAAACACGACCATTGGCTCTTTCGAGGAAAAGAGATGCATGGCTATTAATCGGTGCAGCAAGCGCTGGTTTTATTTTGTTAGCATTGGTTGTCGCGGGATTAGTTCTCGCAGCAAAAAGGAAACGAGCACACAGCGCTGTAGCTGCACCACCGAGTCATCATGttttaagaaagaaacaagaatataTACAAGCAGCTACTGGTCTTGATAATAATGCTTGTTCGACATCCGAAATGGAAATTAAG ACTGACGGTACCAGTCAGAGACAGACTCCTGGAAGTTTATCGAGGACTCCGGTGTCTCTCGAAACCCCCGACAGTCTCGAGGCAGGAATTCATCAAGTTTCGAGCGACaacgacgaagaagagaaaagtaaAGCGCTAGAACCAAGACCGTGGGAGTACTCTTCGAAAAGAACCAG AATGGCACATGGAAGAATGTCACGAACAAACGCTGTTGACACGCCTCGAACATCTGATTCAATGGATGTCATTGTCGATCATCTAGAAACATTAGATTCTTTGGAAAAAGATTACACGAGGCAAGAAGAAGCCACTGCTTCACCGCATTCTTACCTTTCTATGCCATCTTGTAAACCATTCCCCAGCATGAAAAGTGTTGAACCACTTTCTAGAGTACTCGAACCAGTTATG gTCAAGCATCTAGACATAGACTCCCCAGAACTGGTAAGGCGAGACAACGATCGTTTGGGTCTTTATACAGGTAATGGTGtgaatgataaattttttgcGCGAACTTCGAGTGCTATCAAAGACCCTGGAGTTATAGGACCAATAGTATGGAATCTTCGGCGACAAAACTTGTCTGTAGAAG ATAATGGTACATCCGGGACAGATGTTGATCCAACTTATGCAATGCCATCCGGTCCCGTGGGGAAAGCAAGGAGAAGACTTCACGAACTCCTGGAAGATTCTTTCAGTCTCTTTGGAAGTAGAGATGCAAAATCAGAAGCACAATTATGCGCCACAAGACCAAGTTCAGCAGCACGTGCGCCGGATATGCTCACAATATTTTCCGAAACTAAAGGAAGAACCACTCATGCtag TCCTATATCTCCACCATTAGCGGAAATGCAGGTTCGACCTCGTACGTCGTTACCGGTGAAGTCCAACGACGGTGATATTGCAGAAAATGGACATTTCCAACCACCGCGATCTCGCAGTGGTTGGGGTTCCAGACCACTAAGTGCTGGTCCCTTTCATAGGCCTAACTTGCCAGATGTTGATACGAGGCGTATACTTGTCGACAGCCAACTTCCACCGGAAGATCCAGCAGTACCATTAATAGCTTCGATTAAAAGAGAACTTGAAAAGTTTTCTccgcaataa
- the LOC132913251 gene encoding protein kibra isoform X3: MIMRFTKPQTFADCIGNELPLGWEEAYDKHVGAYYINHVNQTTQLEDPRQEWRAIQEAMLREYLQTAQDVLEAKKEIYDVKQQRLCLAQDEYNHLNNALTTLGASRTSLCSSSSSLSTKYDPDLLKSDVALARSRVSRLKRELEQIRAEMNCTQRGVDTLASVEQKLSGHHGGCYNITEAQAIMTELRNIQKSLSSGEKEKAELMQSLAQLKDELTRLQLCEGSPEASTLSLPQEKLSTASQTDLSGELVPIGTRLAEMARMRLQYDEARKRIQHIQQQLADLEEKVTPGQTESDKDKLLLFQEKEQLLRELRSITPRTRTQQDMKKIQSEIRRLEQDLNNALELSNKTITDRVRLHEEKQLLLQQLRDALRSMAMLEGQLKTLSASTLSVSSSSSLGSLSTTSSKGSLSSGLSFTDIYGGPQCLGPVSSQQERPVDMVDLHRRVERLLRGSEQNNLVSTPSPGRSQPSLSPRSSLSSVSPPVSPLYENAPMGPPPAYEHVEMQRRQHQRPTTSSNAHLDGNQLEDRLAELRLTQQQTSSHEQSCVAPQDRLKLVGGPHPPVELQSGNMSQGSGLGRPVCVMQHQMSPQEPPPLSPISETPPPTGIRSRASSSGTNTRSVSAAVSDESVAGDSGVFEASNRRKLPGAIGDVNSLALGEMSLETAQVQIKLRYSVSDGLLHVGIERARNLAALFIPNNAQVYIKAALLPMQPPVNHMCCTKPVVDLRKPTFGETFPIAVPLNKLYTKTLQVNVWCTGNESEECLGSAQVSLADFSPESPSVKWYNILSFRFMQPSDSPSTSTSNSNSISISVARQAKHDKQESDLSVYRAGQNTKEESSDESTIISSQTSTLTRNQGCDELQTAISLRLEELANCLGSPEEEDENGGSESGSEDSDEEGIIVEFTMEDNVLEDVLEHEEDEELNEEARQTQDKETNTECVFIPEQGKQRKLSAAGVVSSVIHDDKNSIVIKRSQTFSPSAAVSKNHYICRLNRSDSDSSMPLYRRGGPFQRNSVERRSLRWRRPLSALSCKTASKKSTNLPPTARTSLDLELDLQAQHARLNNLQDELSRLRELKQRLEQAREKGDTDFATWLLEDHKFQNLMAQAESGKNGKSAEDKRVEKMLKKTSKEIYKLRKTKAGKGKPDIISFKEKMAFFTRVNLNVPVLPPEDSLCENPSSPSPSLIQHRRHASEPIATEYMVTKLGAQGVSNLTMRSNSVPSGNASAVKTDGAATNNTTTVTNVIEDVPANSTNKSVNAKGRSTEANVHCQENGQGSESLKSTEENDSEEPRRYEYVVDRVLGVEV; the protein is encoded by the exons TGTGCTCCAGTTCAAGTTCATTGAGTACCAAGTACGATCCGGATCTTTTGAAATCCGATGTCGCGCTCGCGAGGAGTCGAGTTTCCCGGCTGAAACGAGAGCTCGAACAGATCCGCGCTGAAATGAACTGTACACAACGAGGAGTGGACACTCTTGCAAG CGTCGAACAGAAATTGAGCGGACATCATGGCGGTTGTTACAACATCACCGAGGCCCAGGCGATCATGACGGAGCTTCGAAACATTCAGAAATCGTTGAGTTCGGGCGAGAAGGAGAAAGCGGAGTTGATGCAGTCTCTGGCTCAATTGAAGGACGAATTGACGAGACTGCAGCTCTGCGAAGGTAGTCCCGAGGCCAGCACTCTTAGCTTACCTCAGGAGAAGCTTAGTACAGCGTCTCAGACCGATCTCTCCGGCGAATTGGTACCGATCGGTACTCGTCTGGCCGAGATGGCACGGATGAGGTTGCAGTACGACGAAGCAAGGAAAAGGATACAGCATATACAACAACAATTGGCGGATCTCGAGGAAAAAGTAACTCCTGGTCAGACAGAAAGCGACAAGGATAAGTTGTTGCTGTTCCAAGAGAAAGAACAGTTGCTTCGAGAGTTAAGGAGTATCACTCCGCGTACCAGAACGCAACAAGATATGAAGAAGATCCAGAGTGAGATCCGTCGCCTCGAGCAGGATCTAAACAACGCGCTTGAATTGTCGAACAAGACGATTACAGATCGCGTGCGACTGCACGAAGAGAAGCAACTGCTGTTGCAACAGTTGAGGGACGCTTTACGCTCGATGGCGATGCTCGAGGGTCAATTGAAGACTCTCAGTGCGAGCACGCTCTCGGTGAGCAGCAGTTCCAGTCTTGGAAGCCTTAGCACGACCAGTAGCAAGGGTTCGCTTAGCTCTGGACTGAGCTTCACTGATATTTACGGTGGTCCTCAGTGTCTGGGTCCTGTCAGCTCTCAACAGGAGCGACCAGTCGACATGGTCGATCTACATAGACGCGTAGAAAGATTGCTCAGAGGATCGGAGCAGAATAATCTCGTCAGTACGCCTTCTCCGGGTCGATCACAGCCGAGTTTGTCGCCAAGATCGAGTCTCTCCAGCGTCAGTCCACCGGTCTCACCGCTTTATGAGAATGCCCCGATGGGCCCACCACCTGCGTATGAACACGTAGAGATGCAGAGAAGACAACATCAGAGACCTACAACCTCATCGAATGCTCACTTAGACGGAAATCAGCTAGAGGACCGTTTGGCGGAGCTTAGGCTTACTCAGCAACAAACGTCGTCCCACGAACAATCCTGTGTTGCTCCTCAGGATCGTCTTAAGTTGGTCGGTGGCCCACATCCTCCTGTCGAATTGCAATCTGGAAATATGTCCCAAGGAAGCGGTCTTGGCAGGCCTGTATGCGTTATGCAGCATCAAATGTCTCCGCAGGAACCACCGCCTCTTTCGCCTATAAGCGAGACACCTCCTCCTACTGGTATTCGTTCGAGAGCTAGCAGTTCTGGTACGAACACCAGGTCCGTCTCGGCTGCTGTTTCCGACGAAAGTGTCGCGGGTGATTCGGGAGTATTCGAGGCTTCTAATCGAAGGAAACTGCCTGGAGCGATTGGCGATGTCAATTCGTTGGCGCTTGGGGAGATGAGCCTGGAGACGGCACAGGTGCAAATTAAGCTTAG aTATTCTGTAAGTGACGGTTTGCTCCATGTTGGAATCGAACGTGCCAGAAATTTGGCTGCACTTTTCATACCTAACAACGCGCAAGT ATATATAAAGGCTGCATTGCTTCCGATGCAACCGCCCGTTAATCACATGTGTTGTACGAAACCTGTTGTGGATCTGCGCAAACCAACCTTCGGCGAAACATTCCCGATTGCAGTACCACTCAACAAACTGTACACGAAGACATTGCAAGTCAACGTTTGGTGTACGGGCAACGAGTCTGAGGAGTGCTTG GGATCCGCCCAAGTGTCCCTTGCAGACTTTAGTCCAGAATCGCCAAGCGTGAAATGGTACAACATACTTTCCTTTCGCTTCATGCAACCATCCGACAGCCCGAGCACTAGCACCAGCAATAGCAACAGCATTTCCATCAGCGTAGCGAGGCAAGCCAAACACGACAAACAAGAATCAGACTTATCGGTATATCGCGCTGGACAGAatacgaaagaagaaagcaGTGACGAGAGCACGATTATCAGCTCTCAAACGTCGACTCTGACGAGAAATCAGGGATGCGATGAACTGCAAACGGCAATCTCGTTAAGGCTGGAGGAGCTAGCTAATTGCTTGGGAAGTCCTGAAGAAGAGGATGAGAACGGTGGAAGTGAAAGCGGAAGTGAGGACAGTGACGAGGAAGGAATCATTGTAGAATTTACGATGGAAGATAATGTTCTGGAGGATGTGTTAGAACATGAg gaGGACGAGGAATTAAACGAAGAAGCAAGACAAACTCAGGACAAGGAAACCAACACTGAGTGCGTTTTCATCCCAGAACAAGGAAAACAGAGGAAACTTTCGGCAGCCGGTGTCGTTTCTAGTGTTATACACGATGATAAAAATTCGATCGTAATCAAAAGAAGTCAAACGTTTTCACCCAGTGCTGCGGTCAGCAAAAATCACTATATTTGTCGG CTGAATCGAAGCGATAGTGATAGTAGCATGCCACTTTATCGCAGAGGCGGACCATTTCAACGAAATTCGGTAGAAAGACGGTCTCTTCGATGGCGAAGACCTTTGTCCGCTCTCAGTTGTAAAACTGCCTCGAAAAAGTCTACCAATTTACCACCTACCGCTAGAACCTCACTGGATCTTGAATTGGATCTTCAAGCACAGCATGCTAGACTGAACAATCTCCAGGACGAGTTGAGTAGATTGCGAGAATTAAAGCAAAGGTTAGAACAAGCGCGAGAAAAGGGAGACACAGACTTTGCAACGTGGTTGTTAGAGGACCACAAGTTCCAGAATCTGATGGCACAAGCCGAAAGTGGAAAGAACGGCAAAAGTGCCGAGGATAAAAGAGTAGAGAAGATGTTGAAGAAAActtcgaaagaaatttataaactaCGGAAAACAAAAGCTGGGAAAGGGAAACCTGATATTATTTCGTTCAA AGAAAAGATGGCTTTCTTCACACGTGTTAATCTCAATGTTCCTGTACTTCCACCCGAAGATTCATTGTGTGAGAATCCATCGTCACCATCACCATCACTTATTCAGCACAGGAGACACGCCTCGGAACCAATTGCCACTGAATACATGGTTACTAAGCTTGGTGCTCAAGGTGTTTCAAATTTGACCATGCGGTCAAATAGTGTTCCTAGCGGGAATGCGTCCGCGGTGAAGACTGACGGTGCCGCGACCAATAACACGACTACGGTCACGAATGTGATCGAGGACGTTCCGGCGAACAGTACAAATAAATCTGTGAACGCGAAAGGTCGATCTACCGAGGCGAACGTGCATTGTCAAGAAAATGGTCAAGGTAGTGAGAGCCTAAAATCAACCGAAGAAAACGATAGTGAAGAGCCAAGGAGGTACGAATACGTCGTCGACAGAGTTCTCGGTGTTGAGGTGTAA